In the genome of Daucus carota subsp. sativus chromosome 9, DH1 v3.0, whole genome shotgun sequence, the window CGTACATCTTGATTGGTATCAGATAATATATAGGGGTCTAATACAGCAATATTTGGTAGCATGCTGTTTGCCTTATATCTCATAAGCTCCAATACGTGCTATATCTTGAATCTCTAGGAAATTAGGCAGAATTGAATGGTTCTGAAGCAATAAACTATAACTTATAAGCTAAACTAGAAGCATGTTTATTTTTGTAACATGCTTCTAGTTTAGCTTATAAGTTTTGCAGTATGACTTCTTATTTCTGCTGTATTAATTTTGCAGTATGACTTCTTATTTCTGCTGTATTTCTTTAGCAAATGCAAATATACAAGAATCTTAGGTGGTTGTTATctaatattagtttttttatcTTCTTTATTGGGTTCTTACATTCATATGAATCTGAACATGAATCTTTGTTGCTAGtataatttttaagatttttaaattacTCAGACAGGGTTAAACTGTTTTATCTCTATTATATTTTCTTGACCTCTTTGTTGAGCTATATTTTATCATTGTTTTGCTTATATAAGTTTCATCTTTTCCAGGTAAGAACCAAATGGAGTTATGTTGTACAAAAGACCCTAAATTCAAGAGCAACGTCACCGAAGATGAAGAATTTTTGCGTCGGCAAGATGGTGATCTTACAATAATGTATGATGTGACCAAAACATATGAATCGTATTACTGGGCAGATGTTACAATCTCAAATCACAATCCTCTTGGCCGTCTTGATAATTGGAAATTAAATTGGGATTGGATGAGAGATGAGTTTATCTATACTATGAAAGGAGCTTATCCCTCAGTCCTTGATTCATCCAATTGCATATATGGCCGACAGGGTGAATTCTACAAGACTATGGACTTCTCGACAGTTATGAACTGTCAAAGACGGCCAACTATTGTTGACCTTCCACTAACCAAAACCAACGACACAGCCCTCGGTTTAGTGCCTTTCTGTTGCCGGAATGGGACAATTTTGCCGCCCACTATGGACCCAAGCAAATCTATATCAGCATTCCAAATGCAAGTCTATAAGATGCCACCAGATCTTAACCGTTCCCAGCTCAGTCCACCACAGAACTGGAAAATTAGTGGCAGACTGAATCCGGATTATGTATGTGGTCCTCCAGTTCGTGTTAGTCCTAGCCGTTTCTCAGACCCAAGTGGTTTATCAGATTCAACTGCAGTTGCAAGCTGGCAAGTGGTGTGCAACATCACCCAGGCGAAGGGATCGAGTCCTAGATGCTGTGTGTCATTTTCTGCTTATTATAATGAATCTATTATCCCATGCAAGACCTGTGCTTGTGGCTGTCCAAGTAACACTGCCCGTACTTGTAGTACCAGTGCCTCGGCTCTTCTTCTACCATCTCAAGCTCTTCTAGTTCCTTTTGAGAATCGGACCAGAATGAGTTTGGCTTGGGCTGATATAAAACATCTGCCAGTGTCAAATCCATTGCCTTGTGGAGATAATTGTGGTGTCAGCATTAACTGGCATTTATTGACAGACTACAGAGGTGGATGGTCTGCAAGAATGACAGTATTTAACTGGGAGGACGAGGCATTCGTCGACTGGTTTGCTGCTGTGGAACTGGATAAGGCAGCATTAGGGTTCAAGGAGGTGTACTCGTTTAACGGAAGTGCATTAAATGGTGTCAACAATACTATTTTCATGGAGGGTCTTCCTGGCTTAAACTATCTGGTGGGTGAAACAGACGCACCCAGACCTGATAGGGACCCGAGGGTGCCAGGGAAACAACAGTCTGTAATATCTTTCACGAAGAAAAAAACTCCAGGAATTAATATTCCCGCTGGAGAT includes:
- the LOC108202892 gene encoding COBRA-like protein 7; the protein is MALFTFFIITIALLLPISAPQPTVAPPPSSATCNEIFISYTVTSVKKIPPTQKRNQPYRFESSLFVVNNGLDELKSWRVFVGFRNEEVLVSASNAVLSDGTSLPGKVGNGSVFVGYPNADLKTGVETAGDLSQMSVKVDLVGTEFGVGAGSFPLPSNVSLVNDGFLCPKPTLQGKNQMELCCTKDPKFKSNVTEDEEFLRRQDGDLTIMYDVTKTYESYYWADVTISNHNPLGRLDNWKLNWDWMRDEFIYTMKGAYPSVLDSSNCIYGRQGEFYKTMDFSTVMNCQRRPTIVDLPLTKTNDTALGLVPFCCRNGTILPPTMDPSKSISAFQMQVYKMPPDLNRSQLSPPQNWKISGRLNPDYVCGPPVRVSPSRFSDPSGLSDSTAVASWQVVCNITQAKGSSPRCCVSFSAYYNESIIPCKTCACGCPSNTARTCSTSASALLLPSQALLVPFENRTRMSLAWADIKHLPVSNPLPCGDNCGVSINWHLLTDYRGGWSARMTVFNWEDEAFVDWFAAVELDKAALGFKEVYSFNGSALNGVNNTIFMEGLPGLNYLVGETDAPRPDRDPRVPGKQQSVISFTKKKTPGINIPAGDGFPTKVFFNGEECSLPRILPSGNSYRLHSSVSTSFVLALVILVLIQQ